In Lacrimispora indolis DSM 755, a genomic segment contains:
- a CDS encoding PTS system mannose/fructose/sorbose family transporter subunit IID yields the protein MAEKKSLIPRKALMRAWLIWETFPQTCYNYERMMGQVVAHMFAPIIKYFYKDNPEKQKEVMKREAEFFNVHIEFGACILGMAVAMEEQKAMGEDIPAEFITNIKTSLMGPLAGVGDTIWQGVVIPILLAICIDITRSGSGNVWGSIIYAVLIVGAAYGLSYANFMFGYRAGSEAIMDFLEKGTLNKILKGASVMGCMVMGGLIVNYVHCVCGIEIVSSTSTFNFQTNFFDTVMPNILPLAATMGVYGLLKKRWSSIKIILLIIAVGVACGFTGILTF from the coding sequence ATGGCAGAGAAAAAGAGTTTAATTCCGCGTAAAGCGCTGATGCGCGCATGGCTGATCTGGGAAACATTCCCTCAGACCTGCTACAATTATGAACGAATGATGGGGCAGGTCGTGGCCCATATGTTTGCACCTATCATCAAATACTTCTATAAAGATAACCCGGAAAAGCAGAAGGAAGTAATGAAACGGGAAGCAGAATTTTTCAATGTACATATTGAGTTTGGCGCATGTATCCTGGGCATGGCTGTGGCCATGGAAGAACAGAAGGCAATGGGAGAGGACATTCCGGCAGAGTTTATCACCAACATCAAGACCTCTTTGATGGGACCGTTAGCAGGGGTAGGTGATACCATCTGGCAGGGAGTCGTCATACCTATTTTACTGGCAATCTGCATTGACATCACCCGTTCCGGTTCCGGAAACGTCTGGGGCTCCATTATTTATGCGGTTCTTATAGTTGGAGCGGCTTATGGACTCAGCTATGCGAACTTTATGTTCGGGTACCGGGCAGGCAGTGAGGCAATTATGGATTTCCTGGAAAAGGGAACCCTTAATAAGATTTTAAAGGGCGCGTCGGTCATGGGCTGTATGGTCATGGGCGGTCTGATTGTAAACTATGTTCACTGTGTCTGCGGAATTGAAATCGTAAGCTCCACCTCAACGTTTAATTTCCAGACTAACTTTTTCGATACGGTCATGCCCAATATTCTTCCTTTGGCAGCAACCATGGGAGTTTACGGACTGTTAAAGAAACGCTGGTCCTCTATTAAAATTATCCTTTTGATCATCGCAGTCGGTGTTGCCTGCGGATTTACAGGGATCTTAACATTTTAA
- a CDS encoding PTS mannose/fructose/sorbose/N-acetylgalactosamine transporter subunit IIC gives MAITMFQAVLLGIVYWLAIGNLPFVGLWSLQRPLVCGMVTGFILGDPVQGAVVGGTINLVYLGFMSAGGSMPADMGLAGILGTAYAIAGGLDAQTALALAVPIGILGTIVWYLRMTFDSVFVHMVDRFIEKGQYNKIWLGNVLFPQIFAFLICVIPCTLAVYFGANYIQGILNLLSGSILTVFQIIGGLMPALGIGITLLYIFKGEAKVFLFIGFILAVYSGLGLLTLGIIALLTAIVYVQITDRKMAAATEEDD, from the coding sequence ATGGCAATCACAATGTTTCAGGCAGTTTTATTGGGGATCGTTTACTGGCTGGCAATCGGAAACCTGCCGTTTGTAGGCCTTTGGTCATTGCAGAGACCGCTGGTCTGCGGTATGGTAACGGGATTTATTCTGGGAGATCCGGTTCAGGGCGCCGTGGTGGGAGGAACGATTAACCTGGTGTATTTAGGATTCATGTCAGCAGGAGGCAGCATGCCGGCGGATATGGGGCTTGCGGGAATCCTGGGGACTGCATATGCCATTGCCGGAGGCTTAGATGCGCAGACAGCTCTTGCTTTAGCAGTTCCTATCGGCATTCTTGGAACCATTGTCTGGTATCTTCGTATGACCTTTGACTCGGTCTTTGTTCATATGGTCGACAGGTTTATTGAGAAAGGGCAATACAATAAAATCTGGCTTGGAAATGTACTGTTTCCTCAGATTTTTGCATTCCTGATTTGCGTGATTCCGTGTACGCTGGCGGTTTATTTCGGGGCAAATTATATCCAGGGTATTTTGAATCTTTTAAGCGGCAGTATTTTGACGGTGTTCCAGATTATCGGCGGTTTAATGCCTGCTCTTGGTATTGGCATCACCTTATTGTACATTTTTAAGGGAGAGGCAAAAGTGTTCTTATTCATTGGGTTTATTCTGGCAGTGTATTCCGGATTAGGACTTTTGACCCTGGGCATCATTGCCTTGTTGACGGCAATTGTATATGTTCAGATAACTGATCGGAAAATGGCAGCAGCAACGGAGGAGGATGATTGA
- a CDS encoding PTS system mannose/fructose/N-acetylgalactosamine-transporter subunit IIB produces MRNVVLARVDDRLIHGEVVSVWAPSLSVNRIVIADDGVAADKFNSRVLKALAPAGVKVNVYSVDSAGEKLKEDEIKGERIMVLAKSPITFQRLVDKGVLIREVNLGGMGLRDERIPFIKNVSASPAEMEAMKDMRSKNVRVYYQLVPEQQIIEADDYLK; encoded by the coding sequence ATGAGAAATGTTGTATTGGCAAGGGTCGATGACAGATTGATCCATGGAGAAGTGGTTTCTGTGTGGGCGCCCAGTTTAAGCGTAAACAGGATCGTGATCGCAGATGACGGAGTCGCAGCAGACAAATTTAACAGCAGAGTGTTAAAGGCGCTGGCCCCAGCAGGAGTAAAGGTAAATGTATACTCCGTTGACTCTGCCGGAGAAAAGCTGAAAGAGGATGAGATAAAAGGGGAACGCATCATGGTACTTGCCAAGTCACCCATTACCTTTCAGCGGCTGGTTGACAAGGGTGTTTTAATCAGGGAAGTGAACCTAGGCGGCATGGGATTGCGGGATGAGAGGATACCATTTATTAAAAATGTATCTGCCAGTCCGGCTGAAATGGAAGCCATGAAGGACATGCGGTCAAAAAACGTAAGGGTATATTATCAGCTTGTTCCTGAGCAGCAGATAATAGAAGCAGATGACTATCTAAAATAA
- a CDS encoding PTS sugar transporter subunit IIA produces the protein MKIILVSHGYFSKGLLESVQMILGEQENLTAHCLMPEETPAALSQRLEAEIRETEGDDILFLTDLYHGSPFNVVVSLMKDYKFRHITGINMPLLIDAIMSRNGGLSIQEICSRLVKQAPGTILDVDDLLKKEDMEE, from the coding sequence ATGAAGATAATTTTAGTATCTCATGGATACTTTTCAAAAGGGTTGTTGGAAAGCGTCCAGATGATTTTGGGTGAACAGGAAAACCTGACGGCTCATTGCCTGATGCCGGAGGAAACGCCGGCAGCTCTGTCGCAGCGGTTAGAGGCAGAGATACGAGAAACGGAAGGTGATGACATCCTGTTTTTAACGGACCTGTATCATGGAAGTCCATTTAATGTAGTGGTTTCCCTTATGAAAGATTATAAATTCCGCCATATCACAGGAATCAATATGCCGCTGTTGATCGATGCGATCATGAGCAGGAATGGGGGTCTTTCGATTCAGGAAATCTGCAGCCGCCTTGTGAAACAGGCGCCGGGAACCATCCTGGATGTAGATGATTTGCTAAAGAAGGAGGACATGGAAGAATGA
- a CDS encoding class II aldolase: MKIANGYDLMDYAVRHKYLLPSFNTTNMEMTYAIAKGLNSAGFPGYIQISSNNLRLSSPEAIVTLTKDALKDSDMPVALHLDHGKTYEDVKSCVNAGFTSIMIDASHMPYEDNIKETRRAVEYCHFYGVPVEAELGALQGKEEDIINESDCKTDPALVEDFVTRTGCDLLAVSIGNVHGLEMTPNIDLPLLKELSALCPVPMVMHGGSGVDFAVIRQMKNYKMLKVNYGSDLRRAFVQTFGKAYESDHQIASVIELSLEAVDHVSKAVESITTVINQ, from the coding sequence ATGAAAATTGCAAACGGATATGATCTTATGGATTACGCGGTACGGCACAAATACCTGCTTCCGTCATTTAACACCACAAATATGGAAATGACTTATGCCATCGCTAAGGGACTTAACAGTGCAGGGTTTCCGGGATACATACAAATTTCTTCCAATAACCTTCGGCTTTCCAGCCCTGAGGCGATTGTGACCCTGACAAAGGATGCTTTAAAGGATTCGGATATGCCCGTTGCACTGCATTTGGATCACGGCAAGACTTATGAAGATGTAAAGAGCTGTGTCAATGCCGGCTTCACTTCTATTATGATCGATGCTTCCCACATGCCTTACGAAGATAACATCAAGGAAACCCGGCGCGCGGTCGAATATTGTCATTTTTACGGAGTCCCGGTGGAGGCAGAGCTTGGCGCTTTACAGGGGAAGGAAGAAGACATTATCAACGAATCCGACTGCAAGACCGATCCGGCTCTGGTAGAAGACTTTGTCACCCGGACCGGCTGTGATCTGCTTGCCGTATCCATCGGAAATGTCCATGGACTGGAAATGACGCCAAACATCGACCTTCCGCTGTTAAAAGAATTATCTGCCTTATGCCCGGTCCCCATGGTTATGCACGGAGGATCCGGCGTAGACTTTGCCGTCATCCGTCAAATGAAGAATTATAAGATGCTGAAAGTCAACTATGGTTCTGATTTAAGGCGGGCTTTTGTCCAGACCTTTGGCAAGGCCTACGAAAGTGATCACCAAATTGCCAGTGTGATCGAGCTCAGTTTAGAAGCCGTTGATCATGTAAGTAAGGCGGTTGAAAGCATTACCACTGTTATTAATCAGTAA